The Tenrec ecaudatus isolate mTenEca1 chromosome 6, mTenEca1.hap1, whole genome shotgun sequence genome has a window encoding:
- the CHADL gene encoding chondroadherin-like protein yields the protein MAVAPSQSSTPFFLVLLLPLLLPQLPGPAQHTAAAQRCPQVCICDSSRRHAVCRQQNLTEVPDTIPELTQQLDLQGNKLKVISPAAFGALPYLTHLDLSHCRVELVAEGAFRGLGRLLLLNLASNRLRVLPQEALDGLGSLQRLELTGNLLEELRPGTFGALGALATLNLAHNALVYLPAMAFQGLLGARWLQLSHNALSVLAPEALAGLPALRRLSLHHNELQALPGPALSQAPGLVRLELGHNPLTYVGEEDALVLPGLRELLLDHGGLQALGPRAFARCPRLRTLDLRGNQLDMLPPLQGPGQLRRLRLQGNPLWCGCRARPLLEWLARAHVQADGTCGGPRRLRGEALDALRPSALRCLGNGAEEEEEEVATRPRAPTRTPQEDERAARPCPRSCTCSSESRHSSCEGRSLRAVPSGFPNATQLLDLRGNRFPSVPRAAFPGLGHLVSLYLQHCHITELEKGALAGLDRLVYLYLADNQLSGLSAAALEGAPHLGYLYLERNRFARVPGAALGALPSLFSLHLQDNALARLEPGDLAGARALRWLYLSGNRITQVSPGALSPAPELEKLYLDRNELRDVPTGALAGLPALAELQLSGNRLSTLRAGAFRPVARSLQRLFLNGSGLEQVSPGAFEGLGPGLLSLHLQENRLQALPALPALTRLEDIDLSGNPFCCDCQLLPLHRWLSGLNLWVGATCAAPPSARGQSVAAAMTAFEDCPGPRRAHTEGRRRGAHKAGHG from the exons ATGGCTGTGGCTCC GTCCCAGAGTTCCACCCCTTTCttcttggtgctgctgctgccgctgctgctgccgcAGCTGCCGGGTCCAGCACAGCACACAGCTGCTGCCCAGCGCTGCCCACAGGTCTGCATCTGTGACAGCTCCAGGCGGCATGCTGTCTGCAGGCAGCAGAACCTCACTGAGGTGCCAGACACCATTCCCGAG CTGACCCAACAGCTGGACCTCCAGGGCAACAAGCTGAAGGTGATCTCCCCAGCGGCCTTTGGGGCCCTGCCATACCTGACACACCTGGACTTGAGTCACTGTCGGGTGGAGCTGGTGGCTGAGGGGGCCTTCCGGGGCCTGGGCCGCCTGCTCCTCCTCAACCTGGCCTCGAACCGCCTGCGTGTGCTGCCCCAGGAGGCTCTGGATGGGCTGGGCTCGCTGCAGAGGCTGGAGCTGACGGGGAACCTGCTGGAGGAACTGCGCCCCGGCACATTCGGGGCGCTGGGAGCACTGGCCACCCTGAACCTGGCCCACAACGCCCTGGTCTATTTGCCGGCCATGGCCTTCCAGGGGCTGCTGGGAGCCCGCTGGCTGCAGCTGTCCCACAACGCGCTCAGTGTGCTGGCCCCCGAGGCCCTGGCCGGCCTGCCGGCTCTGCGCCGCCTCAGCCTGCACCACAACGAGCTGCAGGCCCTGCCCGGGCCGGCGCTGTCCCAGGCTCCTGGCCTGGTGCGCCTGGAGCTGGGCCACAACCCACTGACCTACGTGGGCGAGGAGGATGCGCTGGTGCTGCCCGGCCTGCGGGAGCTGCTGCTGGACCACGGGGGACTGCAGGCCCTGGGCCCGAGGGCCTTCGCCCGCTGCCCACGCCTGCGCACCCTGGACCTCCGCGGGAACCAGCTGGACATGCTGCCTCCGCTGCAGGGCCCGGGCCAGCTGCGGCGGCTGCGGCTGCAGGGAAACCCGCTGTGGTGTGGCTGCCGGGCCCGGCCGCTGCTCGAGTGGCTGGCGCGAGCCCACGTCCAGGCGGACGGCACCTGCGGGGGTCCCCGGCGGCTGCGCGGGGAGGCCCTGGACGCCCTGCGGCCCTCAGCCCTGCGCTGCCTGGGCAATGGcgcagaggaggaagaggaggaggtggcaaCCCGGCCCCGCGCACCCACGCGCACCCCCCAGGAGGATGAGAGGGCAGCCCGCCCCTGCCCGCGCAGCTGTACCTGCTCCTCCGAGTCCCGGCACAGCAGCTGCGAGGGCCGCAGTCTGCGAGCGGTGCCCAGCGGCTTCCCCAATGCCACCCAGCTCCTGGACCTGCGGGGGAACCGCTTCCCCTCGGTGCCTCGAGCGGCCTTCccgggcctgggccacctggtgtCCTTGTACCTTCAACACTGCCACATCACCGAGCTGGAGAAGGGAGCACTGGCGGGGCTGGACCGCCTGGTCTACCTCTACCTTGCAGACAATCAGCTGTCAGGCCTCAGCGCAGCTGCCCTGGAAGGGGCCCCCCACCTGGGGTACCTGTACTTGGAGCGCAACCGCTTCGCGCGGGTGCCAGGAGCCGCCCTGGGCGCCCTGCCCAGCCTCTTCTCTCTGCACCTGCAGGACAACGCCCTGGCGCGCCTGGAGCCAGGGGACCTGGCGGGGGCTCGGGCCTTGCGCTGGCTCTACCTGAGTGGCAACCGCATCACCCAAGTGTCCCCAGGGGCACTGAGCCCCGCGCCAGAGCTGGAGAAGCTGTACCTAGACAGGAACGAGCTGCGCGATGTGCCCACCGGGGCCTTGGCCGGGCTGCCGGCCCTGGCGGAGCTGCAGCTCTCCGGGAACCGTCTCAGCACCCTCCGAGCCGGAGCCTTCCGGCCGGTGGCCAGGTCTCTGCAGCGGCTCTTCCTGAACGGCAGCGGTCTGGAGcag GTTTCTCCTGGCGCCTTCGAGGGCCTGGGGCCCGGGCTTCTGAGCCTGCACCTGCAGGAGAACCGGCTGCAGGCCCTGCCCGCCCTGCCTGCGCTCACACGGCTCGAAGACATTGACCTCAGTGGCAACCCCTTCTGCTGCGACTGCCAGCTGCTCCCGCTGCACAG GTGGCTCTCGGGGCTGAACCTGTGGGTGGGGGCCACCTGTGCAGCACCCCCTAGTGCCCGAGGCCAGAGTGTGGCGGCCGCCATGACTGCATTTGAAGACTGTCCTGGCCCCCGGAGAGCCCACACTGAGGGAAGACGTCGGGGagcccacaag GCGGGCCATGgttga